One window of Mustela lutreola isolate mMusLut2 chromosome 13, mMusLut2.pri, whole genome shotgun sequence genomic DNA carries:
- the ELF1 gene encoding ETS-related transcription factor Elf-1 gives MAAVVQQNDLVFEFASNVMEDEQQLGDPAIFPAVIVEHVPGADILNGYAGLACVEEPNDMITESSLDVAEEEIIDDEDDDITLTVEASCPNGDETIETIEAAEALLNMDSPGPMLDEKRINNNIFSSSEDDIVVAPVTHVSVTLDGIPEVMETQQVQETYANSPGASSPEQPKRKKGRKTKPPRPDSPATTPNIYVKKKNKDGKGNTIYLWEFLLALLQDKATCPKYIKWTQREKGIFKLVDSKAVSRLWGKYKNKPDMNYETMGRALRYYYQRGILAKVEGQRLVYQFKEMPKDLIYIDDEDPGSSIESADPSLSSAATSSRNQTSRSRVSSSPGIKGGATTVLKPGNPKATKPKDPVEVAQPSEVLRTVQPTASPYPTQLFRTIHVVQPVQAVPEGEASTTSSVQDETLNSSVQSIRTLQAPAQVPVVVSPGNQHLHTVTLQTVPITTVIASTDPSSGAGSQKFILQAIPSSQPMTVLKENVMLPSQKPGSPPSIVLSPAHVQQVLTSNVQSICNGTVTVASSPSFSATTPVVTFSPRSSQIVAHPPGTVITSVIKAQDTKTLVEEAEKKEAEDNLKDDSEKTEQPQPYVMVVSNSSGFTSQVAMKQNELLEPNSF, from the exons CTTGGTGACCCAGCTATTTTTCCTGCTGTAATTGTGGAACATGTTCCTGGTGCTGACATTCTCAATGGTTACGCGGGTCTAGCCTGTGTGGAAGAGCCCAATGACATGATTACTGAGAGCTCCCTGGATGTCGCTGAAGAAGAGATCATAGATGATGAGGACGATGACATCACGCTTACAG TTGAAGCATCCTGTCCTAACGGGGATGAAACGATCGAAACTATCGAGGCTGCTGAGGCACTACTCAATATGGATTCTCCTGGCCCAATGCTGGATGAAAAACGAATAA ATAATAACATATTTAGTTCGTCTGAAGATGACATTGTTGTTGCTCCAGTCACCCATGTATCCGTCACATTAGATGGGATTCCTGAAGTGATGGAGACTCAGCAGGTTCAAGAGACATACGCAAACTCACCAGGAGCATCATCACCAGAACAACCTAAAAGGAAGAAAG ggagaaaaacaaaacccccacgACCAGATTCCCCGGCCACTACGCCAAACATAtatgtgaagaagaaaaacaaagatggtaAGG GAAACACAATTTATCTCTGGGAGTTTTTACTGGCACTGCTCCAGGACAAAGCTACTTGTCCTAAATATATCAAATGGACCCAGCGagaaaaaggcatttttaaactGGTAGATTCCAAAGCCGTATCCAGGTTGTGGGGGAAGTACAAAAACAAACCCGACATGAATTACGAGACCATGGGAAGAGCTCTCAG GTACTATTACCAAAGGGGTATCCTAGCGAAAGTAGAAGGTCAACGCTTGGTGTATCAATTTAAGGAGATGCCGAAAGATCTTATTTATATAGACGATGAGGACCCAGGTTCCAGCATCGAGTCTGCGGATCCATCACTGTCTTCAGCAGCCACTTCAAGTAGGAACCAAACAAGCAGATCGAGAGTATCCTCAAGTCCGGGGATAAAGGGAGGAGCCACTACAGTTCTCAAACCAGGGAATCCTAAAGCTACAAAACCCAAAGATCCTGTGGAAGTTGCGCAGCCGTCAGAAGTCCTGAGGACAGTGCAGCCCACAGCATCTCCGTACCCCACCCAGCTCTTCCGGACTATTCATGTCGTCCAGCCAGTACAGGctgtcccagaaggagaagcaagcacCACCAGTAGTGTGCAGGACGAAACGTTAAATTCCTCTGTTCAGAGTATTAG GACTCTACAGGCTCCAGCCCAAGTTCCAGTGGTCGTGTCTCCTGGGAATCAACATTTGCATACAGTAACACTCCAGACTGTGCCAATCACAACAGTGATAGCCAGCACAGATCCATCTTCCGGTGCTGGGTCTCAGAAGTTCATTCTACAAGCCATTCCATCATCACAGCCCATGACAGTATTGAAAGAAAATGTCATGCTGCCGTCCCAGAAGCCGGGCTCCCCTCCTTCCATCGTCCTGAGCCCTGCGCATGTGCAGCAGGTTCTTACCAGCAACGTCCAGTCCATCTGCAATGGCACCGTCACTGTGGCTTCATCTCCGTCCTTCAGTGCTACGACTCCTGTGGTGACCTTTTCTCCTCGAAGTTCACAAATCGTTGCCCACCCACCCGGCACAGTCATCACGTCAGTTATCAAAGCTCAAGACACAAAAACACTCGTAGAGGAAGCGGAGAAAAAGGAAGCCGAAGATAATTTGAAAGACGACAGTGagaaaactgaacagccacaGCCTTACGTGATGGTGGTATCCAATTCCAGTGGATTTACCTCTCAGGTAGCtatgaaacaaaatgaattgCTGGAACCCAACTCTTTTTAA